From Phaeodactylum tricornutum CCAP 1055/1 chromosome 11, complete sequence, one genomic window encodes:
- a CDS encoding predicted protein — MPPKVQQKSKEQKMAAAMAGGKGKKKKWSKGKSRDKVDNKVLMSKEQFDRLHEEVPKMKLITVSAVVEKLKISGGLARRALRDLADEGKIRPVCLSRAQQIYTRHVGDEE; from the exons ATG CCTCCGAAAGTCCAGCAAAAGTCGAAGGAGCAGAAAAtggccgccgccatggcgggtggcaaaggaaagaagaagaagtggTCCAAGGGTAAGAGCCGCGACAAGGTCGATAATAAGGTTCTCATGAGTAAGGAACAATTCGATCGCCTACATGAGGAAGTCCCTAAGATGAAGCTAATTACTGTTTCCGCGGTTGTGGAAAAGCTTAAGATCTCGGGAGGACTTGCCAGGCGAGCACTTCGGGATCTTGCGGACGAGGGTAAGATTCGCCCTGTCTGCCTTTCTCGGGCGCAACAAATTTACACTCGCCATGTTGGAGATGAAGAGTAA
- a CDS encoding predicted protein, with protein QWVEKFDELCDYRDLMGHCLVPHTYSENLPLARWVKRQRYQYKLMKEGKPSTMTEERVVALSNIGFVWDSQGAAWGERLGELKDFRKAFMHCNVPSNYSENPQLATWVKCQRRQYKLHVEGKSSNMTSDRVRELESLGFEWELRTYKKSRVC; from the coding sequence CAGTGGGTTGAGAAATTTGACGAGCTTTGTGACTACCGTGATTTGATGGGTCACTGTCTTGTGCCCCACACGTACTCAGAGAACCTTCCGCTAGCTCGTTGGGTCAAACGACAAAGATATCAGTACAAGCTCATGAAGGAGGGGAAGCCTTCGACAATGACTGAAGAACGTGTTGTTGCCCTATCAAACATTGGGTTTGTCTGGGACTCACAGGGTGCCGCGTGGGGTGAGCGCCTCGGTGAACTAAAAGATTTTCGCAAAGCTTTCATGCATTGCAATGTCCCAAGTAACTATAGCGAGAATCCTCAACTCGCTACATGGGTCAAATGCCAACGTAGGCAATACAAACTGCATGTGGAGGGGAAGTCTTCCAATATGACTTCAGACCGTGTTCGGGAGCTTGAAAGTCTGGGTTTTGAGTGGGAGTTACGAACATACAAGAAATCTCGTGTTTGCTAG
- a CDS encoding predicted protein, protein MNKNEGNLDASELDALLAHLPQEDLLEALGDEAEYESSSRPGHRKAQSLFVFPTGQRKRGRHHRHKSSMGQLFDSISGELLSIAEGVQAEAQVLKGTFREELEDADRGKTFFLDMSMTRSMSVLPEDIQDLAEEATGVQQQDGAPPDASVAGRYASLFTAVLAVSSNGTALALLDGVNPALKLQWRMTATALVLSFFASRTLLKEGFPKLSTLQLFTLMGAIICFFFMTLLLYTALEYTSIGNAVIGANSQALLLILGKFLVGQKVLALEGLGVVVAFGGCILCSGDEASDLNDEKKASTALFGDMLAFASAAAGVLYLTFAKAVRSEISVTVFMFLVTSCGSLLTLFYLILSGADLSWSTDPHIGAFGWINLSGQRLWILIHVALVCNIMGTMGFVRAMQYFDNIIIAVATLLEPLTATLIAYSLHVGDLPGPLGWLGNTLVILGTLLVVYPSIDKPMVH, encoded by the coding sequence ATGAATAAAAATGAAGGAAATTTAGACGCGAGTGAACTGGATGCGTTGCTGGCGCATCTACCGCAAGAAGATTTACTGGAGGCACTCGGCGATGAAGCTGAATACGAAAGCTCTTCTCGCCCGGGACATCGTAAGGCTCAATCGCTGTTTGTCTTTCCGACCGGCCAACGCAAGCGGGGGAGACATCATCGTCACAAGTCGTCTATGGGTCAACTTTTCGATTCCATTTCGGGAGAGCTACTCTCAATTGCGGAAGGCGTTCAGGCTGAGGCACAAGTTTTGAAGGGAACCTTTCGAGAAGAACTCGAAGATGCCGACCGCGGAAAAACGTTCTTTCTAGACATGTCGATGACACGTTCCATGTCAGTACTTCCAGAGGATATTCAAGATCTTGCAGAAGAAGCTACCGGAGTTCAGCAACAAGACGGTGCGCCTCCAGACGCGAGCGTAGCTGGTCGCTATGCTTCGCTTTTTACCGCTGTATTAGCTGTTTCAAGTAACGGCACGGCGCTGGCCCTATTGGATGGGGTGAATCCGGCGCTTAAATTGCAATGGCGTATGACAGCCACGGCACTTGTATTGTCGTTTTTTGCTAGCCGAACTTTGCTAAAGGAAGGCTTTCCGAAATTGAGCACGCTGCAGCTGTTTACTTTGATGGGCGCAATAATTTGTTTTTTCTTCATGACTCTACTACTGTATACAGCATTGGAATATACTTCGATTGGGAACGCTGTAATTGGAGCCAATTCACAGGCCCTCCTTTTGATTCTGGGAAAGTTCCTGGTTGGTCAAAAGGTCTTGGCCCTTGAAGGACTGGGAGTCGTCGTAGCATTTGGCGGGTGCATCTTATGCTCGGGTGATGAAGCTTCCGACCTCAATGATGAGAAGAAAGCAAGTACAGCGTTGTTTGGAGATATGTTGGCATTTGCTTCAGCTGCAGCCGGCGTACTCTATTTGACATTCGCCAAAGCTGTGCGATCTGAGATTAGTGTTACCGTCTTTATGTTCTTGGTGACGTCTTGTGGCTCACTCTTGACATTATTCTATCTGATTCTGAGTGGAGCAGACTTAAGCTGGTCAACCGATCCCCACATTGGCGCGTTTGGTTGGATCAATCTTTCTGGGCAACGTCTTTGGATTCTGATACATGTGGCTCTAGTGTGCAACATCATGGGAACCATGGGTTTTGTTCGAGCCATGCAATATTTTGACAATATCATCATTGCTGTTGCTACTTTGCTCGAACCGTTGACTGCAACGCTAATAGCGTACTCTTTGCATGTTGGGGATCTACCGGGGCCGCTTGGATGGCTCGGAAATACTCTTGTCATTTTGGGAACTTTGCTCGTAGTATACCCGTCGATCGACAAACCGATGGTCCACTAG
- a CDS encoding predicted protein, which produces MTAQGHQATQDLLDDRLGTRSMGRRLTEICYHDLTRHKAEETRLITPLTLRIGEIALARQIAAFEQDLLTQQEQQHISTRSTGNFHREAVEKAFRDRNIPQLVTMLRDAVLRHQARVQERVLHALRALLESPREGSKDQAYFKNCMVNCGVLQGIADCMARHPDSSKIQRHATAILLNLPFFDPRNDIDKSPVNATNERILRDSRQAVDVTMVDLMVQAGCLELMLVAVQTNAYDVHYIVPGDEEGNYERSLANIQIPIVCRGIDVRSSRLLKSFSFLRQCMASLLSDNQMSPKTLASFLHPQMDTK; this is translated from the coding sequence ATGACTGCGCAAGGACATCAGGCAACCCAAGATCTACTCGATGACCGTTTAGGTACTCGATCTATGGGACGCCGGTTGACAGAAATTTGCTACCACGATTTGACGCGGCACAAAGCAGAAGAAACCCGACTGATTACTCCCTTGACCCTCCGGATCGGCGAAATCGCCCTTGCTCGACAGATTGCAGCGTTTGAACAAGATTTGCTAACtcaacaagaacaacaacacaTCTCGACGAGATCCACTGGGAACTTTCATCGGGAGGCCGTGGAAAAGGCCTTTCGCGATCGGAACATTCCTCAACTCGTCACCATGCTGCGGGACGCCGTCCTCCGCCATCAAGCCCGTGTCCAAGAACGCGTGCTGCATGCACTCCGAGCGCTTCTAGAGTCTCCCCGTGAAGGAAGTAAAGATCAAGCATACTTTAAGAATTGCATGGTTAACTGTGGTGTTCTACAAGGCATTGCCGACTGTATGGCTCGACACCCGGACTCATCCAAAATTCAACGCCACGCAACCGCCATTTTGCTGAACCTTCCTTTCTTTGATCCGCGCAACGACATCGACAAGAGCCCAGTAAATGCTACGAACGAACGTATCTTGCGCGACTCGCGACAGGCCGTGGATGTGACTATGGTCGATCTCATGGTACAGGCCGGTTGTCTGGAGCTAATGTTGGTTGCGGTCCAGACCAACGCGTACGACGTGCACTACATTGTCCCCGGGGACGAAGAAGGCAATTACGAACGTTCATTGGCGAATATTCAAATTCCGATCGTTTGCCGTGGTATCGATGTCAGATCCTCTCGCCTACTCAAGAGCTTTTCGTTCTTGCGACAATGTATGGCTTCCTTACTGAGTGATAATCAAATGTCACCCAAGACTCTGGCATCCTTTTTGCATCCTCAGATGGACACGAAATAG
- a CDS encoding predicted protein, with product MSDPSTRRVAYVPRHKRKQQSTRLHGAFAGGFSAGYFNTVGSKEGWKPQLENDVNESGDIQPVVQQRPEDFMDEQDHDEWGGPLALQDSYAESKTSASRATKPLDILWTVDVPKNVGSQLLRRLGWREGSTSAYISDEADTLHDASSTSRKSPSPKRRRRIRLHQERVRIPQPKLDTCGLGYEPFQDAPEFRRHHDRRRKLAQERAQVSNHDVYRLSDVVKGDNGAHNEIQSKFRCPTIDADDPYVSYETVEDFVGKRSVGGFALHEDVDDAYDAASLSKNSGKVNIDTEAYDTVLYENGSDSEADADSKIDVKEAVGSIFAAWATSSKTQSSKKVNESAGVTSDGRSPLPGFVMGGSADAQTSKLENQRYRGPDIPQDYEERRHQFGPDEHPLVFQTLSKAEILKQEDARKEVVAQQALLDNITIPVSKAAPPNSDRPMAGKAFFSLAEAMKNRFTPEGVQETNQTEVASSEHASQHHDTTDVLDQGKVDKGNSSTAIKAVSVQRTVVPFTPAPLLCKRFHVPAFASDQSLTPFDTKITEASYFQDEILNKMDRAQATSAKLMKRVPVRTELPPLPQSDEMGLKRRPPMALYKSIFEPESEDAATSSEEDDEKDRDDTPTASRDGDLRLVAFKDDMIDEDRLVPYDELSGNAAKEISAKGKQRRQPSRSRSPANIIRPTETA from the exons ATGTCGGATCCATCGACCCGACGTGTAGCCTATGTGCCCCGCCATAAGCGCAAGCAACAGTCGACTCGGTTGCATGGGGCTTTCGCCGGCGGGTTTTCGGCTGGATATTTCAACACTGTAGGTTCCAAAGAAGGGTGGAAACCCCAACTTGAAAACGACGTTAATGAAAGCGGTGATATCCAGCCTGTAGTACAGCAGCGACCAGAAGACTTTATGGACGAACAAGATCATGACGAATGGGGTGGACCCCTCGCATTGCAAGATAGCTATGCCGAATCGAAAACATCAGCATCTCGTGCAACTAAGCCTCTGGATATTCTGTGGACCGTCGATGTGCCTAAAAACGTCGGAAGTCAACTCCTGCGTCGCTTAGGTTGGAGAGAAGGATCGACGTCGGCTTATATTTCAGATGAAGCCGACACGCTGCACGATGCTAGCAGTACTTCAAGGAAGAGTCCTTCACCTAAAAGGCGACGCAGAATTCGGCTGCATCAGGAACGCGTACGTATACCCCAGCCAAAGTTGGACACCTGTGGTTTGGGCTACGAGCCATTTCAGGATGCACCCGAGTTCCGTAGGCATCACGATCGGAGACGGAAATTGGCGCAAGAACGAGCCCAGGTTTCCAACCATGATGTTTACCGGCTTTCGGATGTCGTCAAAGGTGATAATGGCGCCCACAATGAGATCCAGTCCAAGTTTCGGTGTCCAACAATTGATGCAGACGATCCATACGTGTCGTACGAAACAGTAGAAGATTTTGTTGGGAAACGGTCGGTAGGAGGCTTTGCTCTTCATGAAGATGTGGATGATGCTTACGATGCGGCAAGTCTCAGCAAAAATTCGGGGAAGGTGAATATTGATACAGAGGCCTACGATACTGTTTTATACGAGAACGGTAGCGATAGTGAGGCAGATGCGGATTCCAAAATAGATGTTAAGGAAGCCGTGGGGAGTATCTTTGCTGCATGGGCAACTTCTAGTAAGACGCaaagttccaaaaaggtAAATGAAAGCGCTGGAGTCACCTCCGACGGTCGATCACCCTTACCAGGTTTCGTCATGGGAGGTTCGGCTGATGCCCAGACTTCGAAATTAGAAAACCAGCGCTATCGTGGTCCAGATATACCGCAAGACTACGAGGAAAGGCGACACCAGTTTGGTCCGGACGAGCATCCCCTTGTCTTTCAAACGTTGTCGAAAGCGGAAATACTCAAACAAGAGGACGCTCGAAAAGAGGTTGTCGCTCAACAAGCTCTCCTAGACAATATCACTATCCCAGTATCGAAAGCTGCACCTCCCAATTCTGACAGGCCAATGGCAGGCAAGGCGTTTTTCAGCCTTGCTGAAGCCATGAAAAATCGGTTTACTCCCGAGGGTGTCCAAGAAACTAACCAAACCGAAGTGGCTAGCTCAGAACATGCGAGCCAACATCATGATACCACCGACGTTTTAGACCAAGGCAAGGTTGACAAAGGAAACTCATCCACTGCGATCAAGGCCGTCTCCGTCCAACGAACCGTCGTTCCGTTTACACCAGCTCCCCTTTTGTGCAAACGGTTTCACGTACCGGCATTCGCGAGTGACCAATCACTGACACCTTTTGACACGAAGATTACCGAAGCTTCCTACTTTCAAGATGAGATTTTGAACAAAATGGATCGAGCGCAGGCTACCTCTGCGAAGCTAATGAAGAGGGTACCCGTTCGAACAGAACTACCGCCACTACCACAATCTGACGAAATGGGTTTGAAGCGTCGACCGCCCATGGCTTTATACAAGTCCATATTTGAGCCCGAGTCCGAGGACGCGGCAACGTCAAgtgaagaggacgacgagaaagaCAGAGACGATACCCCAACAGCCTCTAGAGACGGCGATTTGCGTTTAGTTGCGTTCAAAGATGACATGATTGATGAAGACCGCCTTGTACCGTATGATGAATTGAGTGGAAATGCTGCGAAAGAAATTTCTGCAAAAGGCAAGCAGCGACGACAGCCATCAAGATCTCGATCACCAGCAAATA TCATCCGACCGACAGAAACGGCGTGA
- a CDS encoding predicted protein yields the protein MPDPIRMFSFLCLLIMSFRYMEANEWDLMLMIRGFYLNPYVLFFFLSACATVYVSYDARGEHPPLRVYDRWVAEWYWWNAWLYHATMDGASGSFRLVPVVVQQYDLLDRRFTEGHVVPWVIGAVELFVMYPLCLVTLWTVLKRHPLRFPMEIVTSTFHIMGMIVFVVSEVYEGQTKIPALDPVGIPGDRWANLKFTDPYHLVYYWFGFWFCNLIWGFVPYYRITRAVDECRLVFVQHQKRD from the coding sequence ATGCCGGACCCAATTCGCATGTTTTCCTTCCTTTGTCTCCTCATTATGAGCTTTCGATACATGGAAGCCAACGAATGGGATTTGATGCTCATGATTCGGGGGTTCTACCTGAATCCCTacgtccttttctttttcctttcggCGTGCGCGACGGTTTACGTCTCCTACGACGCCCGAGGCGAACACCCTCCGTTGCGCGTATACGATCGATGGGTAGCGGAATGGTACTGGTGGAATGCGTGGTTGTACCACGCAACCATGGACGGTGCGTCTGGATCCTTTCGATTGGTTCCGGTAGTGGTTCAGCAGTACGATTTGTTGGATCGGCGTTTTACGGAAGGTCACGTGGTTCCCTGGGTGATTGGGGCGGTAGAACTTTTCGTCATGTACCCATTGTGTTTGGTGACGCTGTGGACGGTTCTCAAGCGTCATCCACTTCGCTTCCCCATGGAAATTGTCACTAGTACCTTTCACATCATGGGCATGATTGTGTTTGTTGTCTCCGAAGTCTACGAAGGACAAACGAAGATCCCGGCCTTGGACCCGGTAGGCATTCCGGGCGATCGCTGGGCGAATCTCAAGTTCACGGATCCGTATCATTTGGTCTATTACTGGTTTGGCTTTTGGTTCTGCAACCTCATTTGGGGCTTCGTTCCCTATTACCGCATTACGCGAGCTGTGGATGAATGTCGATTGGTCTTTGTCCAGCACCAAAAGAGAGATTGA
- a CDS encoding predicted protein → MASRLPLLVARNGRSLVPRTSSRSLSTSDSSSEQASKGDGTDNKPPVQPFVTSRFQPGEWNYERTDPLYRPKWANKTKLISAEDFANRPTVGFSCEFESYQEGMVTLSWLDRSEQQQIYQLYTELMNHSQQKHGKTSHEYIMRVIAQKFNITAERTAATVQLMHNEQQILKNEPDRVLLDDLADAMDYEIKETIRDAYSVYRMKAPDSFVETPAGIRKDSKKWSVVEDLFDVDELMKDTIVRDEHDARLQIDGKIYIEDVDEDKIPIKLSKDCKKLLKAQKDLAASTKTLQSSTTKWPQKEESERRPRWKYVAQTVNVRELKKQNKKRRSYKNNNPINTLVEHDGTLRAGNMADVKMTAWKPVRNEQEHTYGRAKKAWLDLTVRGETGAWGKAPENRVQREGNFRRYLEEGPNYRKNDEAAMAAAKQAEDAAKKTEEADAEDGTGESSNSDTKDDE, encoded by the coding sequence ATGGCGAGCCGTCTTCCGCTACTGGTTGCCCGTAATGGACGGTCGCTCGTTCCACGAACTTCGTCACGAAGCCTATCGACGAGTGACTCCTCGAGCGAACAAGCGAGCAAGGGCGACGGGACCGACAACAAACCCCCCGTGCAGCCCTTCGTCACTTCCAGATTCCAACCGGGAGAATGGAATTATGAGCGGACTGATCCACTCTACCGTCCCAAATGGGCCAACAAGACTAAGCTTATTTCtgcggaagactttgccAATCGCCCGACGGTCGGCTTTTCCTGCGAGTTTGAATCTTACCAGGAGGGCATGGTGACCTTGAGTTGGCTGGATCGCTCCGAACAGCAGCAAATCTACCAATTGTATACGGAACTAATGAATCACTCGCAGCAGAAACACGGAAAAACCTCACACGAATATATCATGCGGGTGATTGCACAAAAGTTTAACATCACGGCGGAACGCACTGCAGCCACGGTACAGCTCATGCACAATGAACAGCAGATTTTGAAGAACGAACCGGACCGGGTACTCCTGGACGATTTGGCGGACGCGATGGATTACGAAATCAAAGAGACGATACGGGATGCCTACAGTGTCTACAGAATGAAAGCGCCGGATTCCTTTGTCGAAACACCGGCTGGGATTCGCAAGGATAGCAAAAAGTGGAGTGTGGTGGAGGACCTTTTTGACGTAGACGAGCTAATGAAGGATACGATCGTGCGTGATGAGCACGACGCTAGACTCCAAATTGATGGAAAGATTTACATCGAGGATGTTGACGAGGACAAAATTCCGATCAAACTGTCCAAAGATTGCAAGAAGCTTTTGAAAGCCCAGAAGGATCTCGCTGCCAGCACGAAAACCTTGCAGAGCTCCACAACAAAGTGGCCGCAGAAGGAAGAAAGTGAGCGACGCCCTCGCTGGAAGTATGTGGCACAAACCGTGAATGTACGGGAGCTCAAGAAGCAGAACAAGAAGCGCCGCTCgtacaaaaacaacaaccCTATTAATACTCTAGTGGAACACGACGGTACCTTGCGAGCGGGTAACATGGCTGACGTCAAAATGACGGCATGGAAGCCAGTCCGAAACGAACAAGAGCATACGTACGGTAGAGCGAAAAAAGCTTGGTTGGACCTCACGGTCCGCGGTGAGACCGGTGCTTGGGGCAAAGCTCCGGAGAATAGGGTCCAACGTGAGGGTAACTTTCGTAGATATTTGGAGGAAGGACCGAACTATCGCAAGAATGATGAAGCAGCAATGGCCGCAGCTAAACAAGCAGAGGATGCAGCAAAGAAAACCGAGGAGGCTGATGCGGAAGATGGAACAGGAGAATCTTCCAACTCGGATACCAAAGACGACGAATAA
- a CDS encoding predicted protein: MKEMFDTNVTKTIPPLGNTTDQQTSTAVTKSGPKSFTLPSVDKLVRDIGVIINAMEIFTIIAGKLSLGRQTIARDIPYRELHHGRSLQHKTSSSCRPSDIKGDRHKRYYVKEVPKDERLPDIVGPDPRGDDPNRRVTRKATNRVAGRNTESFDPASTLVRPELRILVGSPQMDVYNKPLKHDDVVIVPELFGAQENWDMYYNLVEEMTAKQEWVSWHEGLHLIVKKPEQSPLFNNIVDRLCTYFKIRKQSIGYRFNWYKDSSDWKAFHHDSAAFNPQRAKNQNITIGVSFGATRELAFVRATDIPEAKVRVYFPQTNNGVFTFGRDVNILWKHGINALAPEEQDGKGRISIILWGLAQDVIEETGSPPLLGSDGQGPHAQQLGGKRHYQGNNSRNHDHRGESTKKHRN; this comes from the exons ATGAAGGAAATGTTCGATACGAACGTGACGAAAACTATCCCCCCTCTCGGCAACACTACCGATCAACAAACCAGCACGGCCGTCACGAAGAGCGGACCGAAATCTTTCACCCTTCCAAGCGTCGACAAACTAGTGAGGGACATCGGCGTGATCATCAACGCCATGGAGATTTTCACGATCATCGCCGGGAAATTGAGCCTCGGCCGCCAAACCATCGCACGGGACATACCTTACCGCGAATTGCACCATGGTCGTAGCCTTCAGCACAAGACGTCAAGCTCCTGTCGTCCCTCCGACATAAAGGGGGACCGTCACAAAAGGTACTACGTCAAGGAAGTTCCCAAGGACGAACGCTTGCCGGATATCGTGGGACCGGATCCACGGGGTGACGATCCTAACCGGCGAGTCACGAGGAAGGCTACCAACCGTGTTGCCGGGCGCAATACGGAATCGTTCGACCCCGCGTCGACCTTGGTTCGCCCGGAGCTACGCATTCTAGTCGGGTCGCCGCAGATGGATGTCTATAACAAACCTCTCAAGCATGACGATGTCGTTATCGTCCCGGAATTGTTTGGTGCCCAGGAAAATTGGGATATGTACTACAACCTTGTCGAGGAAATGACGGCAAAGCAAGAGTGGGTTTCGTGGCACGAAGGATTGCATCTGATAGTTAAGAAGCCGGAGCAATCTCCGTTGTTCAACAACATTGTCGATCGTTTGTGTACGTATTTTAAGATACGCAAACAATCCATCGGATACCGCTTCAATTGGTACAAGGATAGCTCGGATTGGAAAGCCTTCCATCACGATTCAGC AGCTTTCAACCCGCAGAGGGCGAAAAATCAAAACATCACTATCGGGGTTTCCTTTGGCGCTACGCGAGAGTTAGCCTTTGTCCGGGCGACCGATATACCAGAGGCCAAGGTGCGTGTCTACTTCCCGCAAACGAACAACGGTGTTTTCACTTTTGGTCGCGACGTTAACATTTTGTGGAAACACGGCATCAATGCCTTGGCACCCGAAGAGCAAGACGGCAAGGGTCGAATCAGCATTATTCTTTGGGGTCTGGCACAGGATGTAATCGAAGAGACCGGATCTCCACCTCTCTTGGGTTCGGACGGCCAAGGTCCTCATGCGCAGCAACTCGGCGGTAAACGACATTACCAgggcaacaacagcagaaATCATGACCATCGCGGAGAGTCTACAAAGAAACATCGAAACTGA
- a CDS encoding predicted protein produces MNRLGRRRFRLSILVVVSLLVLTLVLTANATSEDDEVENEAVPCPSQCLDMNLAKDKRSPGAHIFYLVLLHNERTVQDALPLFRSIRDPRNTVVFHVDKKAKQLLLPENESIMALRREIDSCACGSTVRIDSVHHVEWSKWSMNLPTLWGMRIAVRAYAAIDWDVFINLSGDTLPVYACDAMAETLDNLPYNFVTSRSCETGLLPTNVYKFPSWWHKRSHYTREGTEPDPVIVYTDKKGETRNQTMVTHFGSQWVILQRKFCVWLVDEMSRRDSLPSKFADYLQMSGKLMTDETFIPTLIMHMDPDLAQLPKLYPSYDTDDDEEDGGDATETQQVVLWKNQTLSDITDVRYERMDEHIPTAFGRFWTQQRYIVPEDSLADEPRAWGPYFLGVYDLANIRKSGALFVRKVSLHVDPNMVQLLPVSRREEIPEIQWPIEVIVTEKPDWHRRFQEIQA; encoded by the coding sequence ATGAATCGCTTAGGACGACGTCGCTTTCGGCTTTCGATACTGGTAGTCGTCTCCTTGCTCGTCTTGACTCTCGTGTTGACTGCGAATGCAACGAgcgaggacgacgaagtaGAAAACGAAGCGGTTCCCTGTCCATCACAATGTCTGGACATGAATCTAGCCAAAGACAAACGGTCACCTGGTGCTCATATTTTTTATTTGGTCTTGTTGCACAACGAGCGGACTGTTCAAGATGCTCTGCCCCTATTTCGTTCGATTCGAGATCCGCGCAATACCGTCGTTTTTCACGTTGATAAGAAAGCGAAGCAATTACTCCTACCCGAGAACGAATCCATAATGGCATTGCGAAGAGAGATTGACTCTTGCGCGTGCGGTAGTACCGTGCGGATCGATTCGGTGCACCACGTGGAGTGGAGCAAATGGAGCATGAACTTGCCCACGCTTTGGGGGATGCGAATAGCCGTACGAGCCTACGCTGCAATCGATTGGGACGTATTTATCAATCTCTCCGGAGACACCTTGCCCGTCTACGCGTGCGACGCAATGGCCGAAACCCTGGACAACTTGCCGTATAATTTCGTGACCAGCCGCTCCTGCGAAACGGGTCTCCTACCCACCAACGTTTACAAATTCCCCTCTTGGTGGCATAAGCGTTCTCACTATACACGGGAAGGTACCGAACCAGACCCCGTCATTGTGTACACGGATAAGAAAGGGGAGACTCGGAATCAAACAATGGTCACGCATTTTGGTAGTCAATGGGTGATATTACAACGGAAATTTTGTGTTTGGTTGGTGGACGAAATGTCGAGACGTGACTCGTTGCCGTCCAAGTTTGCCGACTACTTGCAGATGTCGGGGAAACTCATGACTGACGAAACCTTCATACCGACTCTTATTATGCACATGGATCCAGACCTGGCACAGTTACCGAAACTTTATCCCTCGTACGATaccgatgatgatgaggagGATGGTGGCGATGCCACCGAAACACAACAAGTCGTCCTGTGGAAGAACCAGACACTCTCCGACATTACCGACGTTCGCTACGAACGAATGGATGAACATATACCAACCGCCTTTGGAAGATTTTGGACTCAACAGCGATACATCGTTCCGGAGGACTCCCTAGCGGACGAACCCCGCGCATGGGGACCGTACTTTTTGGGTGTGTACGATTTGGCCAATATCCGAAAGTCGGGAGCCTTATTTGTGCGCAAGGTTTCGTTGCACGTTGACCCCAATATGGTGCAACTATTGCCCGTATCTCGACGAGAGGAAATTCCAGAAATACAGTGGCCGATCGAAGTTATTGTAACCGAAAAGCCGGACTGGCACCGTCGTTTCCAAGAGATCCAAGCC
- a CDS encoding proteasome subunit alpha (Proteasomes consist of 14 different subunits; one of them is zeta. zeta subunits possess RNase activity (ribonuclease activity); locus PSA5_HUMAN, accession P28066), producing MYLTRSEYDRGVNTFSPEGRLFQVEYAIEAIKLGSTAVGLQTKDGCILAVEKRLSSPLLDPSSVEKIAEVDSHIGAAMSGLVADARTLVDHARVEAQNHTFTYDEPIGVEALTQAVCDLALSFGEGSDGDSKKRMSRPFGVALLLAGYDELDGCQLFFSDPSGTFVRYKAKAIGAGSEGAQSNLEESYSETMTLNEAEELALSTLKQVMEEKISIENIELARVTPEKGFHIATPEEVAVALERLK from the exons ATGTACTTGACTCGCTCTGAATACGATCGTGGTGTCAACACGTTTTCACCAGAAGGACGTCTGTTTCAG GTCGAATACGCGATCGAAGCGATCAAGCTTGGCTCCACTGCAGTCGGACTCCAAACCAAGGATGGCTGTATCCTAGCCGTAGAAAAGCGTCTCAGCAGTCCACTGCTGGATCCATCCTCGGTGGAAAAGATTGCCGAAGTCGATTCCCACATTGGTGCCGCCATGTCGGGtctcgtcgccgacgccCGGACGCTCGTCGATCACGCCCGTGTTGAAGCACAGAACCACACCTTTACCTATGACGAACCGATTGGCGTAGAAGCCTTGACCCAAGCTGTTTGCGATCTCGCCTTGTCCTTTGGGGAAGGGAGCGATGGGGATTCCAAGAAGCGCATGAGTCGTCCTTTTGGAGTAGCGCTGCTGTTGGCCGGCTACGACGAACTGGATGGCTGTCAGCTTTTCTTTAGTGATCCATCTGGAACCTTTGTACGATACAAGGCCAAGGCTATCGGCGCCGGTTCCGAAGGTGCGCAGTCGAATCTGGAAGAGTCATACTCGGAAACAATGACTTTAAACGAAGCCGAAGAGCTAGCTTTGAGTACTCTCAAGCAAGTCATGGAGGAAAAAATCTCTATCGAAAATATTGAGCTCGCCCGAGTTACCCCGGAGAAGGGTTTTCATATTGCGACTCCCGAGGAAGTCGCCGTGGCCTTGGAACGCTTAAAGTAA